In a genomic window of Shouchella clausii:
- a CDS encoding PucR family transcriptional regulator — translation MIVGEALQLGDLKLARVLAGEGGLYRKIKAAEVMEVPDINEWLTEGILIISTFYSVKDNPEAQISMFRKLIEVNGAGLVVKIGRYVHTLPEAMLRLADEHNMPIIAIPVEVSFVGLLTILFETKFKEAQSEEAQLLEAVYKLGEARGLHHFLEGLGNLTGENVLLESEEKRLIAYANNRVTAERQAFILFSQPAKQTRFDKRQVRLVFKKAEAGLRCSVVIGVPHEKEHVWTSVLKKAATFLEEQIRFLLRKRLYQVNKRADEEKAWMTELIDKNDVPEHSSIRTLINKTGYFGFLAMRRVAGAPVEKEPISALFLHQLYKKLDRYFPNATLFCKDGNFCILYTFTRDQSRAETISSISRMLKELEEQMDVLFQVGVSLAYDAITLAKQACLEACTALEESGETQKICLYEQMGFERIMTKLKNDDDVQAFAENTLKPLESADRYAGEALLHTLEVFLRENGNHSKTAEKLFVHRRTLKYRLEKIEERLMVDLNDSEVRFLLYFVLKIRK, via the coding sequence TACTTGCCGGTGAAGGTGGTTTGTATCGGAAAATTAAAGCAGCTGAAGTGATGGAAGTCCCAGATATTAATGAATGGCTAACAGAAGGAATTTTAATTATTTCAACCTTTTATTCAGTCAAAGACAACCCGGAAGCGCAAATCAGCATGTTTCGGAAGTTAATTGAAGTAAACGGCGCCGGCCTTGTTGTTAAAATTGGCCGTTATGTTCATACATTGCCAGAAGCGATGCTGCGCCTTGCTGATGAACATAATATGCCCATTATTGCCATTCCAGTAGAAGTTTCGTTTGTGGGCTTGCTGACCATCTTATTCGAGACAAAGTTTAAAGAAGCCCAGTCTGAGGAAGCGCAACTTCTGGAGGCGGTCTATAAGCTTGGGGAAGCCCGGGGATTACATCATTTTTTGGAAGGGCTAGGAAATCTTACAGGGGAGAATGTGTTGCTTGAAAGCGAAGAAAAGCGGCTAATTGCTTACGCGAATAACAGAGTGACAGCAGAGCGGCAAGCGTTTATCTTATTTTCGCAACCAGCAAAACAAACGCGCTTTGATAAACGGCAAGTTCGACTCGTTTTCAAAAAAGCAGAGGCAGGTTTGCGCTGTTCTGTAGTAATAGGTGTGCCACACGAAAAGGAACACGTATGGACATCTGTATTAAAGAAGGCGGCAACCTTTTTAGAAGAACAAATCCGGTTTTTATTGCGGAAGCGGCTTTACCAAGTGAATAAACGCGCCGATGAAGAGAAAGCATGGATGACGGAGCTAATTGACAAAAACGATGTGCCAGAGCATTCCTCGATCCGTACGTTGATTAACAAAACTGGCTATTTCGGCTTTTTGGCAATGAGAAGAGTAGCAGGGGCGCCTGTTGAAAAAGAACCGATTTCTGCTCTATTTTTACATCAATTATATAAAAAATTGGACCGTTATTTTCCAAATGCCACCTTGTTTTGCAAAGACGGCAACTTTTGCATCCTGTACACGTTTACTCGTGATCAAAGCCGTGCAGAAACGATTTCTTCCATTAGTCGTATGTTAAAAGAGCTTGAGGAACAAATGGATGTTTTGTTTCAGGTCGGGGTGAGCCTGGCTTACGATGCGATCACGCTGGCTAAACAGGCTTGTCTAGAGGCTTGTACTGCCTTGGAGGAGAGCGGGGAAACACAAAAAATTTGTTTGTACGAACAGATGGGGTTTGAACGGATCATGACGAAGCTCAAAAATGATGACGATGTTCAGGCCTTTGCCGAGAACACATTAAAACCGCTAGAATCCGCGGACCGCTATGCAGGCGAAGCGTTGCTTCACACGCTAGAGGTGTTTCTCCGTGAAAATGGCAACCATTCAAAAACGGCGGAAAAATTGTTTGTTCATCGACGTACGTTAAAATACCGTTTAGAAAAAATAGAAGAGCGGCTAATGGTCGATCTTAATGACAGTGAAGTTCGATTTTTGCTTTATTTTGTTTTAAAAATAAGAAAATAG